TGATGAGATACCTTGTTGAGGCATACTTCTGGATTTACTGTTAgcatgcatttgatttcatacttacatgagtaaatctcagtttactaccctcaagttttgtggttttcaacatttagtacatgaagtttttttcgtcccaaagtcatacctgaagtgttaattttgggacagtctcatatatctgttagtctggctgttaagttttccgttaaCTGATGATTAGGGTTTCACCAAAGTGATGGTGGAAGGGGACTCTAAACTCATCATTGATGTTGTGCAAGGTCAATGGGGAATTCCTTGGAGAGTCAGCTCTATAATCAATGATATTCGTATCCTAACTCGATCTTTTAGCCATGTTGACTGGAAGCACATTTTCAGGGAGGCAAACTTTGTTGCGGATGGTTTAGCTCACCTTGGTCTCTCCCTTTTGAATCCTCATTATTGGGATTTCTATTCACCTGATGTTGCTCTTGTTGCCTTTAATTTTGATTGTATTAAAAACGGTTGTACTAGAGGATTCGTGCTTTAATGAATTTCTTTgcataaaaaaaagaagcaataaATCGCtaatattgaaaataaaagttttAAACAGTTGTTTGTGAAAATTAACTCTATAGTGGCTAACTTAAACACCCCTGGGCATTGGCATAAATCAAGTCTAGCCATGGAAGAAAaagccgataatatcggcgatatatcgccgatattatcagTTTTTCGCCGgaccgatattttaataggtatccaaagggttttcgtccaaatatcgcaatattatcgataatatcgataatatcgcgatatttccgaaattatcgcgatattttggaatTGGGCTACTTGGAGAAGAACGTCGGAAATGGGTGtgccgatttcgtcccaaaaaccttgcaaaaacacgattaAGATCAAGATCTAAGCTACAGAGCGATTGAAAACACAACCACAATTCATATGCATGAATCAATTGAAGAGGTACGAAGGTGAGGGACCGGGAGTTGACCTGACCACCGACGGCGATGGCGACGATGGCGACGACGGCGACGACGAATGCGCTACCTTCGCCACAGTCCCCTAGAGCAGTACAAGCTCCCTGTCTGTTCTTTCTGCGGTGGTGAACGAAGGGCAGTGCAGCAGATCGAACTAATTTGAGCTTCACACTAACACGGAGAGAGAGATCCGAGACTTACCTAACCGGAAAATCAAAGAAGACTCGCCGAAGAGTTATGGGCTCCGCCATTCTCGCAGAGGCGGGAGAGAGAAGACTGATGTGTGATGATGATGGTGTCCTCGATCTGCTCAAGTCGAGCAGATGGTGTtgctgcgtgtgtgtgtgtcgtcacggcaagagagggagagaggtaaGAGGGTTTCGAACTTTCGAGAGAGAAAGACAGTGCagagaagagagtgagagaaggAAATGGGGTATCGGGGTAGGGGAGAGACCCACGTAGTGGGTTGGGTTCTTTGTATTTTAAAAAGTTGTGGTCATGTTTTAATTATGAAAACCCACGTAGTGGGTTCTTTGTATTTTAAAAAGTTGTCCAAGTTTGAGATCCACCCACACTACGTgcgtgttttataattttaaaagtttgagatatatttgatatatatataaaggttatataaatttaaattatGAATTATTTAGTTGAAAGGtaggagaaaacaaaagaagaaaaggaaaaggaaaagaaaataagaaagaaaaaaaaaaaaaaaaacaccagggGATTCAAACCCCTCCCTTTGTCAACCACACACCTAGACCTTATCCAACTCGCTATAGATGCGTTTGTAATTACATATTCAGCctgtaatatttatatggttgttaagatgtctgcaaggcttgcaagctaatatttattatctaggataaatttctatatttaaaaaaacaccAAGGGGATTCGAACCACTCCCATTTTACTCCTTCAACACCTTGaccaccatatcacttatgtttttgtgaaaatatgctaaaatacacttactctacacatagagatgacgaagataatgaaaattttgaacttctgaggaactctatgtggtactaagtcactcatgtatcttaccatgcaatgtataaagtgtaaaatattgtactaattcattatatataaatgattatggtgtgtttaaacttctttcattaattactacatattttttacactcacaatgtttgccagctcgctatataatcaacttaaattagttaaatccatcatgcaatgcatttccttccaattttttgtgataaactaatagataattgactaaataaacatcctgcaaagtttcattaaaaatttccaagtttttcttacaatttccgtggtttccatgtaatttttatcgatatcgatattatcccgatatttccatcgatatttccgtgttttcagaCTACCGATATATTTCcaatattaccgatattttcttccttgagtCTAGCTACTAAAATATGCATAGCATTGAAACCACATTTGGGAAAAAGAGTAAAACAATATATTAATCTTAATTAACATCCAAAACTTCTGAGTCACAAAGAAATTTACCGCACATAACAAGAAAGAGATACGTATGCCATACCATACATTTAACTACCGGATAATGCTatgtagactaaatttgtagacgaAATGATATgttactaataaaaaataaacacattacaaaatttgatttacaaatttaatttctctagCATTATCGTTAATTATATAATACTAAAATTGTTTTAACCAATTTACCTCAACAGAAGAAAGAtgacaagaaacaaaaaaaaactaggaTAACGCTAGAAAAACTAAAATTTCAcaccaaatttacaaatcaaattatgtatcataaataaaaattaattaagctACACAACACTTCGAAGATAACTCAATCATCTACACCCATTTCGTTtggtttataaaatttagtttaaaatttttgtcttcctaattttaataagggtgtgctttccacataccattttactttccacacacctttttataatttttatctgatgatcttcaattcatctaatccgacggttgaaaattaaaaagatatgtaaaaaataaaatgagataTGTGAATATCACGTCATTTTTAATATTGTTCCTACTTGCAAATATTTCCTCAATTTTCTTGTTCAATAAATAGTATCACTTGTTACTAAGGAGCGcgatagaaattaacaataaaataaagCCTAGTTCGCTATTTTAGCTTAGGAACTCAAATTACATCAAGGTCTTTAATTTTTAGGTTTCATCAATAACTAAAACTAcctatagagagagagagagagagagagaagacaaTTCTGCTAAATAATATGTTGCTGCCAAAATATCACAAAAGAAATTACTAGGCAGCTGCTACGACTAACTAAAGATGGCATCATGAATTAATTCCAACTTGAAAATATTTGATATTTCAATTGTTTTTCTCAGTAAGGAGTGCGAGATGGAGGACCCCAAGCCATGACTTGATGATAATGATCAGGAGGGCTAGTGTTCATCTGGCACGTTGGACTCGCAACACCACTGCTCCGGCCACCGCCGCCGCCACCGTAAGTGTGACAACTTTGTTCATTAATGCAAGGCTTAGTATCCTCCTCACCTTCATATTCACCGCCACCCTCAACCGGCAAAGGCAACCTCTGAAGGGTCGGATCCAAAAACGTGGCGGCCACAACCATCACAGTACTCGCCGCCACAACCTTGCCCCCAACAATCCCTCCAAACACGTGCCCTTGCGCCCCCGCAAGACATATCGTGAACGACGAACAAGCCAGAAGAGAATAAGTCCCGGACATCGGTACTACGGCcgaaccaccaccaccaccagcggcggaaggagaagaagagcaAGCGATGACGGCCGGGAAGGAGTCTATGTAAGAGccggagagagagaggaggttgAATGGACCCTGAAGAGACAGTGACGGTTCGTGGGGCCCGGCTGGGTGTCTCAGCTTTACGTTCAACACCGCCCCTGAACCGCTCAACACACTGATGCCAACCTGGCGCCTTCGGGCGTACTGTACAATCGTCTCCACCACATCGGACCCGGCGGAGATCTCGAGGACCACCGCCTTCATCGCTGACCCCGAGTCCTTGGTGATGACGATCGGGGGTTTGGGCTTGTTCTTGGACCCCGGCGGTCTCCCTCTCGGTTTCtttgagtttgagatgataATATCACCCAACGGTGATACCATGTTCTTGTGTCCGGACGACGAACAccctcctcctccaccaccactTGCGCCTCCAGAGAGTGTGGGGACGCTCCGGGGGCTGTGCATGGAGTCATCGTCGGAGGCTTGTTGAAGAGAAATTGCTGCCGCGCCACCAGCACCAGTGTCTGCCATTTTGAGAAACAAGAACAACACAGACACGAGAGAAGAAATAATTTGTTTGAAGGGCAAACAGTTTTTGGGGTTGTTTTATATAGAGCCAGTTTCAGGTACTCTATCTGGGATTGTCTGTGCTCATTGATGGACAAGTACTGAAGAAAGGAAGGAGGAGGGCCCACAGAAAAGTGGATCCGAAAGAGAAacaagaaatttttaattgtaacGAAAAAATAAGTGGTACATTACGTATTTTAATAGAATGagtggaaatttttatttttaaaatttttaactttttaacacatgtatctcataattaatttaatgaCACGTAATGTATCATTCTGTGTTCTaattacattgaaaaatctctcaaaacaGAGAACAGAGAGCTTCTGGTTGGACAGAGAAACGGTGATGGACATATGATCCTCTGTTTACTGGTTGCAAGCTAGGGCTCCAAGTACATTGTGGCATTGTCCATTTCCACGTACTGGACCCGCAAATACGCCGAGGCCTACACCTGTCAAATTTCTTGCACAACTGAACACGAAGCAAAAATAACAAGTTTCATGTCAATATTAGGTCGCCGGTTTAAGAGTTCTTAACAAGTTTATCTGTGAGTAATCCATTTCAACCCATTAAAAAacattaatttgataattttaaactactaaaaaaatctTACTAGCAACCGTAATAGGCACAAAATTTAATCTTACATAAGTGAGATTCAAATATTCCAAAGTacattaaaaatacaaaaacaattaaaaattcataataattaatttacaactgtgcaaaatgtgaaaaaaaaaattatgcaaaCATTTGTGATTGCATCTTTTAGGCTTTAACGATGGATACATTGtcatttggatttttaaaaCCTTAATAAACCCTCTTTATTGAAACCAAATTCGCGTACTGCTATGAGCAGTGGAGATGAACAAATCTGAGAAACatgtaaaaaggaaaaaaatcgtGAGCAAGCCTAAGATCCGGGGGGGGGAGGAGGAGAGTGAGGGTCTGCTGGCCAAAGGCTCTCCGACAATCAAGTGAGTAAGCAAATATAAGACTTAAACAGTGAGCAAGAAAATTAGAATGCATAGATTGTGTTACCAGAGACGAAACCtaaatacatgtatatatatatgtatcaaTATGGAGAGAAACCTTTTTAGGATAGAATCCTTGTTCTAAGCTGGGAGAATCCTAGAGGATatctagaagtagatattgcatcatCTTTAGGAGTGTGATGTGGTGCACGCCAATTCTTAGATTGTAGGAACACCAAGATTTATCGAGATACGGCTAATTCCATTCTAGATCGATCAAAAATCCTATGTCTTGTGGAACAAGCATGGTCATTCTAGCTAAGTTACTCAGACTTTGCCCATTGCCCCAGAGCATAGTGATGGTGGCATTGCTGCTCTGTTTGATCCAGCTCCATTTATAGCTAGTGAGTCCATGACCGAACTTCTGAGGTAGCTATATCTCGATCAGCCTTATTTCGGCCCCATAACTACCCCTAACTATGTATCTGAAAACAACTTTTTTCCTTTAGGATGGATACTTATCCAAAGACCATGTTTTTCGGAGTAAGCTAGAATACGTACCATTTAATCTTATGTTTTCATATGGTGATCCGACTCCTTGTGAAGTAATGGAGACGTTTCGGATTGAGACATGCAGTCTTGAGTACCGTACTATAAATGGTGTAAAGATGATGTCTACTTTTGTTGCGTGTGCaccaaaataagaaattacCTCTAATACTCTTCATTGATTTTAACCGTCAGATTTGTTGATCCCAAGAAAAGCCAGTTCATATTCAATAGCTAGATGGCTTCATTAAATGCTATCTATTAACCTCGAACCATTTTCTTCCTGTTTTAAAAAATCCCTAAATTGTTTAAGGAAAAAAGGCTCCAACTTTCTTCCCTTACTCATTAAAAAATTTCCTAATCTTTTCAACCCTTTTCCATGGTATTTGCTAGCAAGACTTCAAAATTACACAAGGTCTCACCTTACAATCTTCCGCTAACGAGAGTCTACAGTAGAGAAGAGGGCCAAGCTTTTGTTGAAAGTCATCTAGATATCTTAAATCAATGTAAAGTTTGGTGGGAACCTAGCCAAGATGTTAATGTTAATCTTCTTGTGCCATTTGATCCCTCTGTGTCCCTGCACCAAAATTCATCCATGGTTCTTAGACCTAAGTCTAAGGTTTCCTCTACCTGACCTTCTAAGCGGCATTTTGATTAGCTACAACATGGCTATCTGCAACCAAACCCTAACCGCTTTCATACTCAACACGTGCTTCAAGATTCTAAATCAATGGTATGGGGCTAAACTTGGCCTTCAAGAATTTAGAGTGTTATTCAATGCATGTAAAAACTTTGATGGCCACTATTACTTCATGCTCAGACCCAGCCTCATCTGGGAGCTATACATCTTGGATGTCCCTTCACAAGACAATGATTGGTTCAAAGACATTCTTGCTGTTGACGGTGATTAGGAGTGAGATGTCACGGGAGTTAGAGTTAGGACTATTCTTTCTCCCAATTTTAATTCAATAATGAATTGGAAGACATAGGGGTGTGTCGGCCAGAGTTGATTAACCAAGCAATGCAAATTCCTGCCAAGTACCATAACTCGAAATGGTTGTTTTTCCCAATTTGATTTTCTGATCGTGGGAAGAGTCGTACTATCAATATTGCTCAAAGTTCTCCCATCCTGAATCCATAATGGATTGGAGTAAAAAATGCCCATAAGGGGATCCATTTCTTTAAGTCCAAAATATCTCCAACTTCAGAGAAGAAAACCCGAAAAAGATCTGACTCTGTGTTTTCAACACTATTAGTTGCTCCTTACCAAACATATATGTCGATAACAGATATGGCACCCGAGAATACGAAAACAGAGGAAAAGACTCCATTGTTAAGGAAAAATAGACCAACTTCCTCCATCTTTCTCACAAAGACCATTGCAAACTTCAAACCTGATGCCCCACCGTCACAGTAGCAAAAGGTTTCACTGGCACATGCTAGTGAAGTCCAGTCCCAGAAACTTCCTTTTACTCCAATTTAGAATCTTTTAGTGGCAAAAGGGATTACCTAAACCTATGGGGGCATTCATATGGTTGATACTTATTTACCTATTGCTTTGCATATACTTGAAGAGATGATGTAACCTCTACTTGTGCTCAGACCGTGATAAACCACATTGTTTTCCCGATGAATGCCAGCGGTCTTCAAAACGCGGATTACGCTTGAGCTTTACTTGGTTTTGTGATTGCTCTTGCAAATTAAAAGAAGGTTCGCATAACCTTCAAAAATGTCATGATGCGATGTCATGAAAGCTGTTATACGGTAATTCATCATTCCTTTTTTGCAAAATGATTTCAGTAATTTTCATCTTTTCCTTCTAACTCATATTGGTCAGGATCACGTATGGACGAAAGAGTCATTCTTTCGACAAGTGGAGTAGATTCGCCATCTTAATTGGTTTTCCTTACAAGAATCAGAGGCTACATTGAAGCTTGAGTAGCAAGTACAAGCTCAGTTGGCGAAGCTCAAAATAATGGAGAAGTACATCGATGAGGCTACCCTTGAGGAAATGAAGATGAGTAACAACAAAGCTGATCTCATTAATGCGCAAGATGAGCTAGAGCAAAAGCTTAAGGTCAAAGTTGAATCGAAACGGGTACTATCTTCAAAACGGAGTGCTGAGGAAACATACATGATGGCCTGTAGTCAGAGGTGGAGAAACTTCGTAACAAGGTTCAGCAAAAAGACAACGTTCATTGTATGATCTTCAACAACTTAAGGATTTGCATGAGTTAGAGTTTGAGGCTTTTTGTGTTGCTCATAGGAAGCCAATTAAAGAAGAATATACCGAATGGTACAACCTCGAGTATCTTTTAGGCTACACGCGGCGAGACCATCTTGGTGGCTGGGACATCCATAAGATCTACGAAGAAATCGAAAATACTAACTTCCTTATGCAAGAAGACTTACTAAACGAGATCTTGGATCTAGAAGCGAAGTGAGAGGGAAAGTGTAGCTCTAGTGATGATCTAGTATCAAATGTGCCTACTGATCCTTCGACTTCTGCTAGAGAAAAAGGTGTTGGTAAAAGAGATTGACTTAATGTTTTGCCAGGATAGGAGCATATGTCTCTTCTAAGACTCAGATTTATTTGCCTCTGTATTAAAAAGTTTTATTCTTTCATTAATGGCTtctttgtgtgtgtatatgtttgTCTTTTTAAATGAACATCGATCAAGTTTTAGGAACTTCTCGTCATTTGCTTCTATATTCGAGAATATAGTTTAATCCGACAATCGTTGACAATCTTTTCGAAGTAAGCTAACTTTGAAGTATTGAGTGACAGAGCGGAACACGAGTAAGTTTGTGAGCCAAGGATAGAGCTCGAATGCCTCCTTAGTAATGCTGATTCGAACAACATTACCTATCCTCATCATGATTGCCAAAGTACCACCTTACTCTGGTACCGAAATTAAACCCATGAAAAATATTTACTCTACAATTGCCTCAGTTTATTGATCAGATTAAGGATGGGAAAGTAACGTCCTGAGTTTTCGAATGGCTtccaatctttgttttgcttgccCCTGATTCATGGTTTAAGGTCTTCGTATATGTAATGTGTAACTTAAGGAAGGTTTCTTCcttagtgataggagcatatttatgcgacttagttagcttgttttcttgcaattTTATAGTTAGTTTGTGGTTATTacagtgttttaagctattttcgtgtgtttgtaggtctaaatgacaaagttggcaagaaagtgaattttggagcattttggagtagttttgggcactaaatggataacacatgtatgggccaagatggatggacgaatttggagttcaaaaggctaggaatctgataagaagaggaagaaattaAACTccagacaaagaagataaggaataagctcaaaagaggaaacattatccacaaccttatccaaccttatcttatccaaaccaaccttatcttatcttatcctatcctaatcttatcatgtcTTAATCCTAGTTGCAAAGGGacctaaatatatatttctagaacctatttctagaagatttcccttctagaagtcccaaatcagccacaaaacacatTGTTTCTAGAAATCCTACAAAAGTGGCGCCTATTTCCCTTCTAGAATGCTTTTGCCTTGCCTTTCAAGCTATTCTCTTTTCCCTCCAATGTGTGCCGCACCCTCAATCCCTTTTCCTTGGTGGATTCTGATTTATTAGGCCttattccttgtggatttgggttatacaaaTCCTTTTCTGAAATTAAGTGGGCTAGACCTTTTCCTTAGTGGATTTAACTCCttgtgccgcaccctagggccTTAATTCTCCTAATGTGCTGATTTCTAACCCTAATTTGatttaccctagggttttgtggagcctatatatacatatttttagCACAAATTCGTCACCACCTTCATACAACTCAAaaaacacctttgccgcaacccTAACCACCATTATA
This window of the Malus domestica chromosome 03, GDT2T_hap1 genome carries:
- the LOC103419559 gene encoding AT-hook motif nuclear-localized protein 28-like, which translates into the protein MADTGAGGAAAISLQQASDDDSMHSPRSVPTLSGGASGGGGGGCSSSGHKNMVSPLGDIIISNSKKPRGRPPGSKNKPKPPIVITKDSGSAMKAVVLEISAGSDVVETIVQYARRRQVGISVLSGSGAVLNVKLRHPAGPHEPSLSLQGPFNLLSLSGSYIDSFPAVIACSSSPSAAGGGGGSAVVPMSGTYSLLACSSFTICLAGAQGHVFGGIVGGKVVAASTVMVVAATFLDPTLQRLPLPVEGGGEYEGEEDTKPCINEQSCHTYGGGGGGRSSGVASPTCQMNTSPPDHYHQVMAWGPPSRTPY